The genomic stretch CCCTTGGAAACAGTAACTGAATAATTGGGATTCGCCTCGTACCTGGCATCTAAAACTTCCTCATAATTCCCTACATCTTCCGCCTGATTTGTTCTCACATAGCTGATCGTCCCCAAATCTCCTGCATTTACAAGCTCCGGTCCCGGTCCGCTAAAAGCCGGGTCATCGCTGCCATAATATTTCCAGGCATCTGCTATGGTAATGGTCACAGCCTTGGGAATAATCTTTATTTCTACCGGATCTGCGGTAAGAGTCTCATATCCGTTCTTTACAGCCTTCACAGATACGGTTACAGTACCTTCCTTAACGTTGGTTATGCCTGGAGGTGTTGTCGTCCACCCTTTATTTCCTGCCTGGTAGTAAATTAAGTAGCCGTCCGCATTCTCTATGCCGGCAGTTATTGCATGTAAATTTCCGTCATAGGTCCATTCACCGCCTGCAATAGTTACTTTCGCTCCTTCCACGGAAGCTGTTTTAATTTCAAAGGTTCCCGGAATTACGGTTACTTCATAGTTGGAGTTCTCTGTGTATTTTGCATTCAGAACTCCCGGATATACATCGACTCCTTCTGCATCATTGATTCTCACATAGCTGATTGTTCCCAGGTCACCGTCTGTCACAAGGCCACTTAAATTTCCTGTGAACGCCGGATCCGGCTGGTCAAATGGTTTGGAAGCATCTTCTACGGTAATGGTGACTGCTTTTGGAGTGATGCTTAAGGTTACTTCGTTTGATACTAAGTCCTCATATCCGGTCCTTGTTCCTCTGGCAATCACTGTCAGGGTTCCATCATCTACATTTTCTACACTTGGAACATCCTCGGACCAGTTCTCACCTTTGTCTATACTGTATTCGATCTTGTATTTCTGCAGTTTTGTCAGGATCCCATCGAATCCATCCAGCGATGCCTTGTGAGCCTTTCCATCATAGGGCCAGCTTCCGCCTTTTATTTTTAAAGTCACATCCAGATCCTTGGCTAACCGGATCTCGAAATCGCCTTTTGTAATGGTTACGTTGTAGTTACTATTTGAAGTGTATTGAGCATTTAAAACCTCTTGATATTTACCTACTCCCTCGTCATCATTGGTTCTGATATAACTGACTGTACCTAAGTCTGTTTTGTTTACAAGACCGCTTACCTTACCGTCAAAGACCGGATCCGCCAAATCAAAGTATTTCCAGTTATTATCTACCTTTATGGATGCTTCCTTCGGTGTTATCCTGATTATGACTGGTTCTGCTTCCAGAGTCACATATCCCGTTCTGACTGCCTTTACATAAACGGTTAATGGACCATCGGATACATTGGCTACTCGTGGTGGTGTTTCTGTCCATTTACCATCTCCCAGCTTATAGAAAACTGTATACTCAGGCGCATTCTTAAGCTCTGCTCCTGCTGCATGAGAAGATCCGTCATACACCCACTCTCCTCCGATTCCTACTACGGAAGCGTTTGGAATTGATGCTGTCTTGATTTCAAAGCTGCCATATTTCTCAGTTACAATGTAATTGTCATTTGCAGTATAGGCCGGTACGATTACATTTCCATAAAATGCTACGCTTTCTTCCCTCTCATTACTTCTTATGTAAATGACCTTTCCAAGATCATTCTGGTTTATCAAACCATCCACCGTTCCGGTGAATACAGGATCCTTTTCACCAAAGTTCTTGGAGGAATTATCTGCAGTGATGGTCACTGGCTTTGCATTGATCTTAAGAGTTATATCCTTTGATGACAGGGGCTCATAACCGGTTCTTTCCGCTTTCACGGATACGGTAACCAGTCCATCGGATACATTCGTCACGCTTGGTGGTGTGGTACTCCAGTCACCATTTCCAGCCTTGTAATATACGGTATAACCTTCAGCATTGGTAAGCTTTGCTTCAGCCGCATGAGAGACTCCGTCATATACCCAATCGCCACCGACTCCTTCTACGGAAGCGTTGGGAATCGATGCTGTTTTAATTTCAAAATCACCCTTTGTAACGGTTACGGTATAGTTGGAATTCTCTGTGAATGCTGCGTCCAGTACTCCCGGATATTTCTTTACATCTTCACCATTACCGGTTCTCACGTACTTGATTTCTCCAAGATCTCCGGCATTTATAAGGCCGTCTGGCATTCCGGTGAATGCAGGATCTGCCTCTCCATAGAATTTCCAGATACTATCTACCTTAATGGAAGCTTCCTTGGGATTGATCTTAAGAGTCACATCATCTGCAGTCAGGTCTACATAACCTCTCTTTACTGCCTTAACAGATACGGGTACCGTTCCCTCGGACACGTTGGTCACGCTTACAGGTGTCATGCTCCAGTCGCTGTCTGCGGTTTTGTAGTAGATGGTATAACCGTCCGCATTCTTTAATAATCCTTTTGCTTCATGGGCCGTGCCATTATAGATCCACTCGCCGCCTTCTGCCATCAGTTTGGCACCTTCCATGGTTGCCGTCCTGATTTCAAAGTTTCCTTTAGAAACAGTAACCGAATAATTGGGATTCACCTCGTACCTGGCATCTAAAACTTCCTCGTACTCCCCTACATCTTCCGCTTGATTTATTCTCATATAGCTGATCGTCCCCAAATCTCCTGCATTTACCAGTTCCGGTCCGGTTCCGCCAAAGACAGGGTCATCGCTGCCATAATATTTCCAGGCACCTTCTACGGTAATGGTCACAGCCTTGGGAATAATCTTTATTTCTGCCGGCTCTGCGGTAAGGGTCTCATACCCGGGCTTAACGGCCTTCACCGATACGATTACGGTTCCTTCCTGAACGTTTATTATGCCCGGTGGTGTTGTCGTCCACTCTTCATTTCCTGTCTGATAGTAGATTACGTAGCCGTCCGCATTCTCTAAATCAGCGGTTATTGTATGCAAATTTCCGTCATAGATCCATTCACCGCCTACGGCATTTACTTTCGCCCCTTCCACGGAAGCTGTTTTTATTTCAAAGGTTCCCGGGATAACGGTTACTTCATAGTTGGAGTTCTTTGTGTACTTTGCATCCAATACTCCCGGATATACATCGACTCCTTCTGCGTCATTGGTTCTCACATAGCTGATTGTTCCCAGGTCGCCCTCTATCACAAGACTGTTTACATTTCCTGTGAACACCGGATCCGGCTGGTCAAACGGTTTGGAAGCATCTTCTACGGTAATGGTTACTTCTTTTGGAGTAATGCTCAAGGTTATTTCATTTGATACTAAGTCCTCATATCCAGTCCTTGTTCCTCTGGCAATTACTGTCAGGGTTCCATCATCTACATTTTTTACACTCGGAATATCCTCGGACCAGTTCTCACCTTTGTCTATACTGTATTCAATCTTGTATTTCTGCAGTTTCGCAAAGATCCCATCGAATACATCCAGTGATACCTTGTGAGCCTTTCCATCATAGGGCCAGCTTCCGCCCTTAATCTTTAAATCCACATCCGGATCCTTGGCTAATTTGATCTCAAAATCTCCTTTCATGACAGTTACGGTGTAATTGTCATTTGGGGTATAGTTCGCATTTAAAACCGCTTGGTACTTACCCACTCCCTCTTCAGAATTGGTTCTGGAATAAGTGACCGTACCTAAGTCTGCGCCATTAATAAGCCCGCTTACCTTACCATTAAATTCAGGATCCGGCTGATCAAATTGCTTGTTGCTGTTTTTTACCTTTATGGTTGCTTCCTTCGGAGTTATCTTGATCGTTATATCACTTGTATACAGGTCCACATATCCTGTCCTCGTCGCCTTTACTTGAACGGTTTTCACTCCCTCCGATACATTGGTGACACTTGGAGCAGTCGTAGTCCAGGGTCCGTCTCCTTCCTGATAGAAAATAGTATAACCAGGTGCATTCTTAAGTGTTGCTCCTGCCGCATGAGAAGCTCCGTCATATTCCCAGGAACCGCCATTTCCTGTTAAGGAAGCATTTTCAAACGATGCTGTCTTGATCTCAAAATTTCCATTTTTCACGGTAACGGTATAATTGCGATTCTCTATATACGCCGGCACAATGACATTCGGATATCTTCCTACCGCCTCAATCCCTTGATTACTTCTCTTATATAAGACGCTGCCAAGATCATTCTGGTCGATCAGACCGTATACTGTTCCGCTGAAAGTCGGATCTGGGGATCCATAGGGCTTGGAGGCATCGTTTACTTCAATGGTTGCTGCCTTCGGTTCAATCGTCAGTTTGCCTGAAGCCGTAGTAAACTTAAACTGATTTGTTACATTATTTCCACTATCATTAAGGATCTGGGGACTACCGGAAAGGGTGATCAGATAACCGCCGTCCTTTACATCCGTTCCTGAACCTACTGCCGTAATACCAGTCAATGTATAACCTGCCGGAAGACCGCTTGTTGTGAAAGAAGACCCATCGACTGACTGCTGCTGGCCGTTGTAAGTTTTAATCACCTGATCCGCAGTAATAGCCACTGTGGTTTTAGCCTTCCACTGTGCATAAACAGTCTTATTCTCAGATACGATAGTTTTATCTGTAAAAGCGGCTCCTTTTCCATCAGGAGAGGTATTCCAGCCCATGAAAATATAGTCATCATCCCTTGCCGCCTTTGCAAGTTTATCTCCAAGTGCTGTATCCCTCGGAATTGTAACAGTACTGACAGAAGGAGTACCTCCATTTCCATCAAATGTTACCGTAACATCTGAAATGAACTGATAGCCAAAATATAGATTAACGGCCTTATTCTGGGCGTTTAAGCTGACATCGGACGGATTTGGTGATCCGTTCTTACCGGTACCTGCACTGGCGGCAACGTACTGATATTTGCTGTCTTCATATTGAATCACTGCCGGAGCGGAGACAGCGTAGGTTCCAAATGGCAGCGAATCGCTTTCGTATAAATCGGTTCCTAATACAACACGTTTGTTGAATTCAACGATCTGACCCGTTGCTTCAGTGGAACTGATAGGATATCCATCTTTATTTACCAGATAGTAGTTCCTTGTGATATTTCCTACTTCTCCCACAGGTAATCGTGGGTTTGGGATATCTTTCGTTTTGATCACATAATTTGGATCCTTATAAGTTACATCCGCATTCTTATTCGTATACGGTGATGTGCCTCCCTGTACGTTTTTTTTCACTCGTATGTAAATCTTCAGGGTTTCCTTATTTTCTGAAATATTTCCAAAATTCCATGTAACTGTACGGCCGTCCGCTGACCTGGTTGTAGTACCTGTAGATGCGTCATACCATGTACCGCCATTGTAATCTGTGACAATATCAAATGCATCTGTATTGATTACGTCTGTAATCACAGCATTTGTACCTGCAATTTTAATGGAGCTTGCAATATTGTTATATACCTCTGGCAGCTGGTTGATATCCTTAATATTTTTAGCATAAGTGTTCTTCGGATCGCTGGCTAATGGCATGATAAAGCGGTTAAATGCTGAATTTCCAATATCAAGTCCCAGAGAATAGATCGTAACACCATCGTTTCTCAGCCTTTCCGCTCCTGCCTGTCCCGTACGGTAAGGGCTCCACTCATTATCCCTTGGTTCCCCATCACTCATGAATACAATATACGCAGGCCTTGATGAATCCCAGCGCCCATTAATAGCCTCTTCTGCTTTCGCAAAGGCTACATCATAATTAGTACCACCTTGCGCCGACATTCTCGAAGCCAAGACATAATCCGTAAAATACTTAGCTGCTGAATACGTCGATTGATTGACCCTGATGGTATCGTCTGCCTTTATGAAAGAATCCCCGGACCCTGATGGATACCTTGCCGCACTGGAATCAAAATCAACAATGGCCAAGCGGTTATCTGAATCTACACCATCTTGCGGCTTATACAAATTCGTGATAAAGGCTTTGGCTGCATTTACGGCTAACGTCCACTTTTTACCCGCCATACTTCCGGAACTGTCTATTACTAATACAACATCACTGCCCTGGCGAATCGGATTTCCGAATATGGAAAATTCAATTTTGGCGATTCCATTGTTTTCATCTACCCATTGAGCAGTCTTTGTTGGAAAAACCATTCCAGGTGTTGTACTGTCTTCGCTAAGAAGGCTGAAAGCGGATCTGGCTCTTAATGACACATAGGATTTGGGCTGAACCACTACGTCTTCCTCTTCCTTATCCGGAACAATCTCTTCATAATAAAGATCAAGTTTGTTCTCTTCCTGTTCCCCGATTATGATATGATCCTGAGGGCCTCCCAAATATTCTAAGGTATCCTTATTCCAGCTATAATCTCTGGCAAAGACCTCTTCCCCAGCATCAAAACCTGTTAAGGTCTCAGTTTCCACCTTCTCCTCATCATTATAATAAGCGTGGTGATTAACGATAAGTGTAAGGCCGTCTTTCTGAGCAGCCGTTAAGTCCTTTAAGGTTACAACATAAGCCTTAGCATAATAAGACTCATCCACGATAACATGTCTGTATTCATCTCCCTTAGTGGCCTTTTTTGTGTTATTTTGAGGGTCAGATCCGTTTTTCTCCTCTTCCTCCACGGTTTCGCTGGCATTACCCGGTGTGGCAACATCATCAGAAACAGTATCTTCAACAGGAGCTGTCAATACATGCACCAAATGTCGGGACATGGAGATCTGTTCTGTTTTTGCATCCGTATTTTCTACGGCAGCTTCCTTAGGCTCGCTAACCTCTGAGCCATGGTCAGAATTCTGATCTTTGCTCTCCGACGTTTCCTTTGATGCAGCGGGTATCTCTGCGTTCTCTTTGCTTTCATCCGGAGCTGACAGTTCATCCCGTGTATTATCCGATGTATTATCCGATGTTTTATCCGTTGTTTTATCCGTTGTTTTATCCATTGTTTTATCCGTTGTTTCTTCTGGAGCCTCCGTTGCTTCCTCTGGTGCAACGGCAGACTCTGTGTTTTCTTCGGTTTCACTCGGTGCAATTGCTGTATCCGGTATTACATCCGGTGTTTCTTCTGTAACAGTCGTTTCTTCTTCAGCACCTTTCCCGGGGGTCTGATTTTCTCCCTTTTCATTCCCGCCTGGTACCGTTATTTCCTTTTCCAGTAAAAAAGTATTTCCTTTGACAGTAACTTTTTCTGTTATATATCCGTCAATATCAGTACGGAATTTAATCGTTCCTTCTGAATCATTCATATACAGAAAGATTATCTTTTCATTTCCGGTAAGCTGATATCCTTCCTTTTGATCCTTTACTTGGATAAACATCCTTAAAAGCGCTCCATCAGCGACTTCATTCTCATCCGTATCATAAGAAGGCATGAATTCATATACGGAACCACCTTCAAATAATTTCTTATATTCCTTTGATGTACTTTCTTCCGAAGTAATGCCCAGATCATCAAAATCCAGTGTATTTCCTTCATCAACTGCTGCCTGAGCAGATTCCTTTAGATCCTCTCCGGACATTATAAATGTAACATTTTGAGTATCTAAAGCATTCCCTACATCCGCCCATGACACCGTATTAAATGATGTGGCGGTTACACAGAAAGCAAGGAAACCTGCCAGGCTTCGCCTGAATTTACCTCTCACTTTTTTCATAAAAAGTTCCCCTCCTTAGCTAATATTTATTCATCTATCTTATCCTGACCTATAAAATCAGGGTTGCCATATTAAGAACTCCATATTAAATCTATTTTCACCGCTGCTGCCTCGAATCCGGCAGTAAATCTTACCTGTAAGTTGGAGTTTGCCTATGCAGGACTTTTTCAGCGAATAAAGGTTACAAAACATAGTAACAATTAGGACTTTGCCTCTGATTGGTATGTTTTTTCCATTATAAATCTCGATGGTTACAGAGTGGTTACTTATCCCATTTTACTTCACATCACGCTTAAATATTTTACATTCTTTTTTAAGGGTATTACTAATCCTTAAGAACAGCAAAAAAAAGCTGTGGACCCTTTAAAACTAAGGTTCACAGCATAATCTTCTAATAAGCATATTAATATATCACCATATCGGGGAATTCTCTATAAAAAAAGCCGAATACTTGATAAAATCAGGCCTTCGGCGAAAATTCTGGCGTTCCTGAGCGGATTCGAACCGCTGGCCTTCCGCTTAGGAGGCGGACGCTCTATCCTGCTGAGCTACAGAAACACTTATGAAATTTTATGTGGGGCGAATCCCCAAAAGTGAACGCTTTAACTCCCTTGGAAGGCATTCACTCGATCCCGCTGAGTGCGGTCCGACTACTATTATATTCACAATCACACTTTTCGTCAAGACATATTTAAACTTATTCTACAGGCTCTGTAAAATTTACGATGCCCTGCATCCATATTTGTCCCTTAAACCTGCGCCCGATCTCCGGAGTTCCCACCAAATCTTTTTTCGCAATTCCTACGTGGAATATAAGGTCGCTGCATTCTAAAGTGAAATCATAAACCTCTTCCTTGGTGATCTGATTTTTCTTCTCATCTATCTTTATGATCTCTCCAATAATGGAGTACTGGTCACATTCCACACCGCAGGGCATAAAACAGGAATCAATGATGGAATACAGATCCTCCTTCATCACCCTTCTGGAAGCCTGGGAATATAAATCTATATCTTCAATGGTAAGAGTCTCCATCGCATCTTCATCACCGTTCTTAGCCGCTTCTAAAAGCGTATTACGGTCCATTGCCGCCACTCTGGCATTTTCCCTCTGAATCTCTGTTTTCTGAATGGGAAGAAGGACCTTACCACTTACTGCAAGACCGGAAAGACAAACATCCTTTGTATCCAAAGGATGATGATCAATGATCCGTTCCCTGCACTCAAAGGAATTGTCTATATAGAATATGAGGGAAATCCCCACCTTAAATTCATCCAAAAGGCCGGCGTAAGTTTCCCGCTCCGTGTGACGCTGGATGGAACAGGATACTTCTGATGTCATATCATTACTTTTCAAATATGGATAATAATAGCTTCTTTGAAATTTACCTTCCCGGTTCATTTCTCCAAAGACAGCAATCCCCATACCTGGAGCCACTTCCCTGCGAAGCTCACAGAGATTGGATTCCTCATCAATCTGAATCCGTTTCAGGCCGGACAAATCTTCACAGAGCTCATCCAATAATTTTTCTATTTCTTTGTCTTTTTGATATTGGCTGAAACCAATGGTTCTCAAGAATTTATGCATAGGATCATCACCTGCTTTCTAATAATCTTAAGGAAGTTCAGTTTGCCGCAGTTTATCCAACGGCTAATTTATTAAACTTAGGCTGTGCTATGCCTACCTTCATTTTAATATTTCCTGGA from Lacrimispora sphenoides JCM 1415 encodes the following:
- a CDS encoding DUF3881 family protein produces the protein MHKFLRTIGFSQYQKDKEIEKLLDELCEDLSGLKRIQIDEESNLCELRREVAPGMGIAVFGEMNREGKFQRSYYYPYLKSNDMTSEVSCSIQRHTERETYAGLLDEFKVGISLIFYIDNSFECRERIIDHHPLDTKDVCLSGLAVSGKVLLPIQKTEIQRENARVAAMDRNTLLEAAKNGDEDAMETLTIEDIDLYSQASRRVMKEDLYSIIDSCFMPCGVECDQYSIIGEIIKIDEKKNQITKEEVYDFTLECSDLIFHVGIAKKDLVGTPEIGRRFKGQIWMQGIVNFTEPVE
- a CDS encoding doubled motif LPXTG anchor domain-containing protein, with protein sequence MKKVRGKFRRSLAGFLAFCVTATSFNTVSWADVGNALDTQNVTFIMSGEDLKESAQAAVDEGNTLDFDDLGITSEESTSKEYKKLFEGGSVYEFMPSYDTDENEVADGALLRMFIQVKDQKEGYQLTGNEKIIFLYMNDSEGTIKFRTDIDGYITEKVTVKGNTFLLEKEITVPGGNEKGENQTPGKGAEEETTVTEETPDVIPDTAIAPSETEENTESAVAPEEATEAPEETTDKTMDKTTDKTTDKTSDNTSDNTRDELSAPDESKENAEIPAASKETSESKDQNSDHGSEVSEPKEAAVENTDAKTEQISMSRHLVHVLTAPVEDTVSDDVATPGNASETVEEEEKNGSDPQNNTKKATKGDEYRHVIVDESYYAKAYVVTLKDLTAAQKDGLTLIVNHHAYYNDEEKVETETLTGFDAGEEVFARDYSWNKDTLEYLGGPQDHIIIGEQEENKLDLYYEEIVPDKEEEDVVVQPKSYVSLRARSAFSLLSEDSTTPGMVFPTKTAQWVDENNGIAKIEFSIFGNPIRQGSDVVLVIDSSGSMAGKKWTLAVNAAKAFITNLYKPQDGVDSDNRLAIVDFDSSAARYPSGSGDSFIKADDTIRVNQSTYSAAKYFTDYVLASRMSAQGGTNYDVAFAKAEEAINGRWDSSRPAYIVFMSDGEPRDNEWSPYRTGQAGAERLRNDGVTIYSLGLDIGNSAFNRFIMPLASDPKNTYAKNIKDINQLPEVYNNIASSIKIAGTNAVITDVINTDAFDIVTDYNGGTWYDASTGTTTRSADGRTVTWNFGNISENKETLKIYIRVKKNVQGGTSPYTNKNADVTYKDPNYVIKTKDIPNPRLPVGEVGNITRNYYLVNKDGYPISSTEATGQIVEFNKRVVLGTDLYESDSLPFGTYAVSAPAVIQYEDSKYQYVAASAGTGKNGSPNPSDVSLNAQNKAVNLYFGYQFISDVTVTFDGNGGTPSVSTVTIPRDTALGDKLAKAARDDDYIFMGWNTSPDGKGAAFTDKTIVSENKTVYAQWKAKTTVAITADQVIKTYNGQQQSVDGSSFTTSGLPAGYTLTGITAVGSGTDVKDGGYLITLSGSPQILNDSGNNVTNQFKFTTASGKLTIEPKAATIEVNDASKPYGSPDPTFSGTVYGLIDQNDLGSVLYKRSNQGIEAVGRYPNVIVPAYIENRNYTVTVKNGNFEIKTASFENASLTGNGGSWEYDGASHAAGATLKNAPGYTIFYQEGDGPWTTTAPSVTNVSEGVKTVQVKATRTGYVDLYTSDITIKITPKEATIKVKNSNKQFDQPDPEFNGKVSGLINGADLGTVTYSRTNSEEGVGKYQAVLNANYTPNDNYTVTVMKGDFEIKLAKDPDVDLKIKGGSWPYDGKAHKVSLDVFDGIFAKLQKYKIEYSIDKGENWSEDIPSVKNVDDGTLTVIARGTRTGYEDLVSNEITLSITPKEVTITVEDASKPFDQPDPVFTGNVNSLVIEGDLGTISYVRTNDAEGVDVYPGVLDAKYTKNSNYEVTVIPGTFEIKTASVEGAKVNAVGGEWIYDGNLHTITADLENADGYVIYYQTGNEEWTTTPPGIINVQEGTVIVSVKAVKPGYETLTAEPAEIKIIPKAVTITVEGAWKYYGSDDPVFGGTGPELVNAGDLGTISYMRINQAEDVGEYEEVLDARYEVNPNYSVTVSKGNFEIRTATMEGAKLMAEGGEWIYNGTAHEAKGLLKNADGYTIYYKTADSDWSMTPVSVTNVSEGTVPVSVKAVKRGYVDLTADDVTLKINPKEASIKVDSIWKFYGEADPAFTGMPDGLINAGDLGEIKYVRTGNGEDVKKYPGVLDAAFTENSNYTVTVTKGDFEIKTASIPNASVEGVGGDWVYDGVSHAAEAKLTNAEGYTVYYKAGNGDWSTTPPSVTNVSDGLVTVSVKAERTGYEPLSSKDITLKINAKPVTITADNSSKNFGEKDPVFTGTVDGLINQNDLGKVIYIRSNEREESVAFYGNVIVPAYTANDNYIVTEKYGSFEIKTASIPNASVVGIGGEWVYDGSSHAAGAELKNAPEYTVFYKLGDGKWTETPPRVANVSDGPLTVYVKAVRTGYVTLEAEPVIIRITPKEASIKVDNNWKYFDLADPVFDGKVSGLVNKTDLGTVSYIRTNDDEGVGKYQEVLNAQYTSNSNYNVTITKGDFEIRLAKDLDVTLKIKGGSWPYDGKAHKASLDGFDGILTKLQKYKIEYSIDKGENWSEDVPSVENVDDGTLTVIARGTRTGYEDLVSNEVTLSITPKAVTITVEDASKPFDQPDPAFTGNLSGLVTDGDLGTISYVRINDAEGVDVYPGVLNAKYTENSNYEVTVIPGTFEIKTASVEGAKVTIAGGEWTYDGNLHAITAGIENADGYLIYYQAGNKGWTTTPPGITNVKEGTVTVSVKAVKNGYETLTADPVEIKIIPKAVTITIADAWKYYGSDDPAFSGPGPELVNAGDLGTISYVRTNQAEDVGNYEEVLDARYEANPNYSVTVSKGNFEIRKATMEGAKLTAEGGKWIYDGTAHKAKGLLDHADGYTIYYKAGEGDWSITPPSVTNVSEGLMTVSVKAMRNGYEDLIADDVTLQIIPKAIAIHVNSSSRFYDQPDPIFTGTVDPLVNEGDLGSISYIRTNKENDVAVYTGVLEAVFTENKNYTVSVVKGNFEIRTATMEGAVLTAEGGEWTYDGAAHEAKGLLNHADGYTMYYKTGDSEWSTAPPSVTNVSDGMVTVSVKAARVGYEDLTADDVTLKINAKEAFITAYHAFKYYDDADPEFSGTVEGLISQMDLGNIAYIRSNEAEAVGSYPDVIVPAYTENSNYIVTAKNGDFEIRTASLLNASLTGTGGTWEYDGAPHEAGSTLENAPGYTTFYKTGDGEWTETPPSVTNVSEGFVTVQIKATRSGYVDLEAKAVIIRVAAKDITIRVDNKSKEYGTADPEFTGQADGLVAEGDLGTIRYHRLEADQKKEDASDQITLTAAYNANENYKVTVINGELKIYAGNNNGVSVAGQAVTYDGHAYGLKDAAAIKAGSTLLYSLDQVTFSEKKPAFTDAGTYFVYVKAQNPNYAETDVVKGTVTINRRPVTITADSAEKRYDGTDLSANAAKITHGQLAEGHSLKSVLLTGAQKSVGSSDNIASDAVITSGDLDVTANYEITYVAGRLTVTYVSSGGGNSGGGGNSGGSSPNTKRPFVPGGPGDNFVTITPDAVPLSNLPVENDIETSLLIIDDGNIPLAGLPKTGDKMHVQGLVALLSGFLLAAYAALSSRNKRENR